The following is a genomic window from Lysinibacillus sp. JNUCC-52.
CCAAATGGCTAGTAAATGCATAGAGCCTGGCTGACTTGTGGCCATTGCAGAAATGCCGTTAGTAGTTTGAACGATAGTTTTATCCGCAATAATATTCACCATACCTTCCACTAGCACACCGTTTATAAATAATTGGTCTTCAGCTAATGCCGTTATGGTAAGACCTGGTACAGATAGGTTTGTCGGCTTCCAGCTTCCAGCAATTTGTTTAACTGTTGTTTCACTCGTTAACTCATGCATTGCGATTAAACTTAAATCGCCTTGTGCTCCCGTTACTTCTAAATGACGTTGTTTATGCCAGGCTTGTAATGTGGTATGCATCTTGAATCAGTCCTTTAATAAAAATTCTCGTACTACGATTAAGAAGTCTTCATGCTCTTCGATGAATGGCATATGCCCACTCTCTTCAAATACAGTTAATTGCGAATTTTTAATTAATGAATGCATTACTTCTGACTGTGTTAACGGTGTAATCCAATCGTGACGGCCCGCTACAATTAATGTAGGCACTTCAAGGTTGGCAATTTGTGAGCGTACATCGTATTGTGGCATTAAATGTTTGAACGTATAGTTTGTAATTTCTAAGGAACCGATTGGACGACTTCCTGTATCGCCACCTAGTTCTTCCTGATAGTTGTACCAGTATAAATCCCAGCAAATATCCCACCATTGAATTAAATGATCGTCGTCACGGATGTTACCTTCAAATAACTCTGGAATAGTTTGAATTTGTTTTTCCGTTCCAATTCGTTGTGCAAACTCTTTAGCTTCCTTATAGAATTCATAGCTTGGTGCAGTATTAATTAATAAGAGCTTACTCACTGATTGCGGGTAGCGCGTAGCAAATACTTGGGCAATCATCCCACCGAAAGAATGGCCTAGCACAGCAACTTTTTCTAAGCCTAAATAATTGCGTAACGCTTCGATATCATCTGCTAACTGATCAAATGTTGCTGTCGTTACATCTACACGCTCTGATTGACCATTGCATCTTTGATCTAAATAAACAATCTGATAGAATTCTGATAGTGGCGTTAACCATGGCTTGAAATCAGAGTGATCACTACCTGGTCCACCATGTACGGCAATAAGTACTGGTTTTTTCACCATTTTTGGTCCTACCGGAATATACCCTGAACCTTCTACGTCAAAATAAATTTTCGTTCCATTTATCGCAGCAAACATTATTTTCCCCACTTTATCAAATAAATTTTATTTATATAATTATTAAAACTACTTTGTTATTATCTTAATTCCTATTTGTTTAGTCAAGTTTTTTGTTAAGAGAAATACTATTACAAATAATAGAGTAAAAGTGAATAAAATTATAGTTATTTTTTCATAAATTACTACTGATTATGCTCATATAACATATTTTCACTTAGGTGAAATTAGTTTTACACTCGTTGGTAACAATTCGAAGGGTAAAACATGAGATTAAAAGATATTATCTAAAGATAAAATAATTTAACTGCAAAATATGAAGATTTTCAAAAAAATATAAAAAAGCTCAAATAACTAGTAAGTTATTTGAGCTTAATCTATCTATCTTTCTACATCCTGTCTTAACACTTGAATTTCTTCAAACGTTAAACTTGTTAACTCCATAATCTCTTCATTGCTATTTCCTTTTCCTATCATTTTTCTTGCAATGGCTTTTATACCTTCTTGAATGCCTTTTTGCATACCTTCTTGAATGCCTTTTTCAATCCCTACTTGTTCTGCATGGTATTTTGCATCTTCTAATGTTGCCACTTCGTCAATCATAAATTTGAC
Proteins encoded in this region:
- a CDS encoding alpha/beta fold hydrolase; protein product: MFAAINGTKIYFDVEGSGYIPVGPKMVKKPVLIAVHGGPGSDHSDFKPWLTPLSEFYQIVYLDQRCNGQSERVDVTTATFDQLADDIEALRNYLGLEKVAVLGHSFGGMIAQVFATRYPQSVSKLLLINTAPSYEFYKEAKEFAQRIGTEKQIQTIPELFEGNIRDDDHLIQWWDICWDLYWYNYQEELGGDTGSRPIGSLEITNYTFKHLMPQYDVRSQIANLEVPTLIVAGRHDWITPLTQSEVMHSLIKNSQLTVFEESGHMPFIEEHEDFLIVVREFLLKD